One segment of Tamlana crocina DNA contains the following:
- the nrfH gene encoding cytochrome c nitrite reductase small subunit translates to MNLRKNILPDKASRWRTIAVFLIAVITGLGFFMAKEAELVSYMSDNPQACVNCHVMTPVYNSWMHSSHREWANCNDCHVPHNNVFNKYYFKAKDGLFHASVFTLRAEPEVMFMREASEEVVQNNCIRCHVQQVTQTKYANWIDGHKENRTDRQCWSCHQEVPHGSVHGISTIKNNIAPLPTDTEEAVIPEWLENQIADQ, encoded by the coding sequence GTGAACCTTCGAAAAAACATACTTCCGGACAAGGCATCAAGATGGAGAACCATAGCGGTTTTTTTAATAGCTGTTATTACAGGATTAGGTTTTTTTATGGCAAAAGAAGCCGAATTGGTATCGTATATGTCTGATAATCCGCAAGCCTGCGTAAACTGCCACGTTATGACACCCGTTTATAATAGTTGGATGCACAGCTCGCACCGCGAGTGGGCCAATTGTAACGACTGCCATGTGCCGCACAACAACGTGTTCAACAAATATTATTTTAAGGCGAAGGATGGCCTGTTCCATGCTTCGGTTTTCACGTTAAGGGCCGAGCCCGAAGTGATGTTTATGCGCGAAGCATCAGAAGAAGTGGTTCAGAACAATTGTATCCGGTGCCATGTACAACAAGTTACTCAAACCAAATATGCAAATTGGATTGACGGCCATAAAGAAAACAGAACCGATAGACAATGCTGGAGCTGCCATCAAGAAGTGCCTCATGGCAGTGTTCATGGTATTTCAACCATAAAAAATAACATAGCGCCATTGCCCACCGATACGGAAGAAGCCGTAATCCCCGAATGGCTCGAAAATCAAATAGCTGACCAATAA
- the glp gene encoding gephyrin-like molybdotransferase Glp, producing the protein MQRHNANHPMISIEKAIQLVKQQVKPLLKVTTKPVEKACGYELSKDILSPINMPPFRQSAMDGYALNLHDSLEYQLIGEIKAGDGQQPVLKPGEALRIFTGAAVPDSANAVMMQEKVEVNGKSISIEHHVENETNIRPLGEQVKQSELALKKGTKLTPAAIGYLSSLGISEVSVFQKPSIALISTGNELVEPGTDLPYGKIYESNSKMLLSALYSLKFYDVSIHKLEDDYAKTLDKLKTIIKQNDLVLITGGISVGDYDYVGKALNELGVEEVFYKVKQKPGKPLFFGKKNNTTIFALPGNPAAALTCFYVYVYIALQNMMGRESNKLPYVEAKSLSNFEKKGDRPQFLKAIFTDGKVEILEGQSSAMQQTFALSNALVFVPEHVTKIDINDTVETILLPV; encoded by the coding sequence TTGCAAAGACACAACGCTAATCATCCCATGATTTCTATTGAAAAAGCCATACAATTAGTAAAACAACAAGTAAAACCACTTTTAAAAGTAACTACTAAACCTGTTGAAAAAGCTTGTGGTTACGAATTATCAAAAGACATACTATCACCCATTAATATGCCTCCGTTCAGGCAATCGGCCATGGATGGCTACGCCTTGAATTTGCATGACAGTTTGGAATACCAATTAATTGGTGAAATAAAAGCAGGCGATGGTCAACAACCTGTTTTAAAACCAGGGGAAGCGTTGAGGATATTTACCGGAGCTGCCGTTCCCGATTCTGCCAATGCCGTGATGATGCAGGAAAAGGTGGAAGTTAATGGCAAGTCCATTTCAATTGAACATCACGTTGAAAACGAAACCAATATCCGTCCGCTGGGTGAGCAGGTAAAACAAAGTGAACTGGCTTTAAAAAAAGGCACGAAATTAACGCCTGCTGCTATCGGATATTTGTCGTCGTTAGGTATATCTGAAGTTTCGGTGTTTCAAAAACCATCCATTGCACTCATTTCAACGGGCAATGAACTGGTTGAACCCGGCACCGATTTACCCTACGGAAAAATTTACGAAAGCAACTCAAAGATGCTATTGAGTGCCCTGTACAGCCTCAAATTTTATGATGTTTCCATACATAAATTAGAAGACGATTACGCTAAAACCTTAGACAAATTAAAGACCATAATCAAGCAGAATGATTTGGTGCTGATAACTGGTGGCATTTCGGTGGGCGATTACGATTATGTGGGCAAAGCCTTGAATGAACTTGGCGTAGAGGAAGTGTTTTATAAAGTCAAGCAAAAGCCGGGTAAACCGCTTTTCTTCGGAAAAAAAAATAACACCACCATTTTTGCATTGCCCGGAAATCCTGCTGCAGCCCTCACCTGCTTTTATGTTTATGTGTATATCGCGTTGCAAAACATGATGGGCCGCGAAAGCAATAAATTACCATATGTTGAAGCCAAATCGCTTTCAAATTTTGAAAAAAAAGGCGACCGTCCACAATTTTTAAAAGCCATTTTTACAGACGGAAAAGTTGAAATTTTAGAAGGACAAAGTTCGGCCATGCAACAAACCTTTGCCCTATCGAACGCTTTGGTTTTTGTTCCGGAACACGTCACTAAAATAGACATTAACGACACCGTTGAAACCATTTTATTACCCGTTTAA
- a CDS encoding LysR family transcriptional regulator, with product MDYKIKSRIWIESNGHVLLGEGRVQLLKAIQETGSLSKAAKSLNISYKKAWHLLDSVNQSAKTPVTVNNIGGKGGGGAELTEYGKSLITAFDEINKNCWDFLDNQLKKIENL from the coding sequence ATGGATTACAAAATAAAAAGCAGAATATGGATTGAGTCTAATGGCCATGTTCTTTTAGGCGAAGGGCGTGTACAGCTTTTAAAAGCTATTCAAGAAACGGGGTCGTTATCGAAAGCGGCAAAATCTTTGAATATTTCATATAAAAAAGCCTGGCACCTTCTTGATTCAGTAAACCAATCGGCCAAAACCCCGGTTACAGTAAACAACATTGGTGGCAAAGGTGGTGGCGGTGCCGAACTGACAGAATACGGAAAGTCATTAATTACGGCATTCGACGAAATCAATAAAAACTGTTGGGATTTTTTAGACAACCAACTTAAAAAGATTGAAAACCTCTAA
- a CDS encoding sulfite exporter TauE/SafE family protein, with the protein MLQTENIYSFLFLLPIVAFLYSSVGHGGASGYLALMALFSFAPETMKPTALLLNLFVAGISFYYYYKGGFFNKKLFFSFAIASIPLAFIGGTLEIEASLYKKILAVLLVFAILKMLNVFGRESNTIKEVKLWQGLVVGSVIGFFSGLIGIGGGIILTPVILLLHWGKMKEAAAVSALFIWVNSAAGLIGQISTGVRLEAASFLLVAVALIGGVLGGYLGSKKINNQSLRYILAFVLIIASVKLFFT; encoded by the coding sequence ATGCTCCAAACCGAGAACATATACTCATTTTTATTTCTGCTGCCCATCGTGGCCTTTTTATATTCGAGTGTGGGGCACGGCGGTGCAAGTGGCTATTTGGCATTAATGGCTTTATTTTCGTTTGCACCCGAAACCATGAAGCCCACTGCCCTATTACTAAATCTATTCGTGGCGGGCATCTCGTTTTACTATTATTATAAAGGTGGTTTTTTCAACAAAAAACTGTTCTTTTCATTTGCCATAGCTTCCATCCCACTAGCATTTATTGGGGGCACATTAGAAATTGAGGCCTCACTTTATAAAAAAATATTGGCCGTTTTATTGGTGTTCGCCATTTTAAAAATGCTGAATGTTTTTGGCAGGGAAAGCAACACGATAAAAGAAGTGAAACTATGGCAAGGATTGGTTGTGGGTAGTGTTATTGGCTTCTTTTCTGGCCTCATTGGCATTGGCGGCGGCATCATTTTAACCCCCGTGATTTTATTGTTGCACTGGGGAAAAATGAAAGAAGCGGCAGCCGTTTCAGCATTATTTATTTGGGTAAACTCGGCAGCTGGACTGATTGGGCAAATCAGTACCGGCGTTCGGTTGGAAGCAGCTTCGTTCCTCTTAGTGGCCGTTGCCCTGATAGGTGGCGTTTTAGGCGGCTATTTGGGAAGCAAAAAAATAAACAATCAAAGTTTAAGGTATATTTTGGCATTCGTACTCATTATCGCTTCGGTAAAATTGTTTTTCACTTAA
- a CDS encoding molybdenum cofactor guanylyltransferase has translation MIEKNNITGIILAGGKSSRMGTDKGLLLYNGKPFVQHSIGALLPLVSEIIIVSDHPEYDQFGFKRIEDDVKSAGPVSGIYSGLKVSTTPYSLILSCDIPLITTKILNKLIEHTDDKSAIVQIESNGKTMPLISLYKREVKDIFYQLLLQNERRLRVAVQSCHYKNVVLEDDLNHATINVNTKEEFKQLNHENNH, from the coding sequence ATGATTGAAAAAAACAACATAACAGGCATTATTCTCGCGGGTGGAAAAAGCTCACGAATGGGGACGGACAAAGGGCTTTTGCTTTATAATGGCAAACCTTTTGTTCAGCATAGCATTGGTGCGTTGTTGCCTTTGGTTTCTGAAATCATTATAGTTTCAGACCATCCTGAATATGACCAATTTGGTTTTAAACGCATTGAAGACGATGTAAAAAGTGCGGGGCCGGTATCTGGAATTTATTCGGGACTAAAAGTCTCAACCACGCCATACAGTTTAATTTTAAGTTGTGATATTCCGTTGATTACGACTAAAATTTTAAACAAACTGATTGAACATACCGATGATAAATCTGCAATCGTTCAAATTGAAAGCAACGGCAAAACCATGCCGCTCATTTCGCTTTACAAACGCGAAGTAAAAGATATATTTTATCAACTTTTGCTGCAAAACGAACGGCGGTTGCGAGTGGCCGTACAATCCTGCCATTATAAAAATGTGGTTTTGGAAGACGATTTAAACCACGCCACGATTAATGTGAATACAAAAGAAGAATTTAAACAACTTAACCATGAAAATAACCATTAA
- a CDS encoding MoaD/ThiS family protein yields the protein MKITIKYFGQIAEVTQKEMEQMEVSGGSISKVLDVLYSKYNNLKNKEFKIAQNQELVSKDEKLTGAEIALLPPFSGG from the coding sequence ATGAAAATAACCATTAAATATTTCGGACAAATTGCCGAAGTAACCCAAAAGGAAATGGAACAAATGGAGGTTTCGGGAGGTTCTATTTCTAAGGTTTTGGATGTCCTTTATTCGAAGTACAATAATTTGAAAAATAAAGAATTTAAAATAGCACAAAACCAAGAATTGGTTTCTAAAGACGAAAAATTAACCGGCGCGGAAATCGCATTATTACCACCGTTTTCGGGGGGGTGA
- a CDS encoding HesA/MoeB/ThiF family protein yields the protein MTNRYNRHIILPEIGQTGQDKINNAKVLVIGAGGLGCPILQYLAAAGVGTLGIIDFDVVETSNLQRQVLFGSASLGQNKAIAAKQRLEDLNTEISIIAFAEQLTYQNAIELFEKYDIIVDGSDNFETRYLVNDACIITNRPLVFGAIYKFEGQVSVFNYNNGPSYRCLFPNAPAKGSVPNCSEIGVLGVLPGIIGTMQANEALKIILEIGDTLSGKLLCYNALTAQSSVLKISKSENQISKVLKEKHLFSKKQMEENCAIPNVEISIDAVLKKENVQFIDVREPHEMPKVDGLEVTYIPLSQLKNNLEKIDSKKENFIFCQSGIRSKKAVSFLIESGFSNCYSIKEGAPEINNYLETQQKTTTHVR from the coding sequence ATGACAAACAGATACAACAGACATATTATTTTACCCGAAATTGGGCAAACGGGCCAAGACAAAATAAACAACGCCAAGGTACTGGTTATTGGTGCTGGCGGATTGGGTTGTCCTATTTTACAATATTTGGCTGCTGCCGGTGTGGGCACTCTGGGCATCATCGATTTTGATGTCGTTGAAACTTCCAATTTGCAACGTCAAGTATTATTCGGCAGTGCCAGTTTAGGCCAAAACAAAGCCATAGCGGCAAAACAACGCTTGGAAGATTTAAACACAGAGATTTCCATCATCGCTTTTGCGGAGCAACTCACCTACCAAAACGCCATCGAACTATTCGAAAAATACGACATTATTGTTGACGGCTCCGATAATTTTGAAACGCGGTATTTGGTTAACGACGCTTGCATTATCACAAACAGACCTTTGGTGTTTGGAGCAATTTATAAGTTTGAAGGGCAGGTTTCGGTGTTCAATTACAATAATGGACCGAGCTACCGCTGCTTATTTCCCAATGCCCCAGCAAAAGGCAGCGTGCCCAACTGTTCAGAAATTGGCGTTTTGGGTGTTTTACCCGGGATTATCGGTACCATGCAAGCCAACGAGGCCTTAAAAATTATTTTAGAAATTGGCGACACCCTTTCAGGGAAACTGCTTTGCTATAACGCTTTGACGGCGCAATCTTCTGTTTTGAAAATTAGCAAATCAGAAAACCAAATTTCAAAAGTTTTGAAAGAAAAGCACCTTTTCAGCAAAAAGCAAATGGAAGAGAATTGCGCAATCCCAAATGTTGAAATTTCAATTGATGCCGTTTTAAAAAAGGAAAACGTTCAGTTTATTGATGTTCGCGAACCACACGAAATGCCAAAAGTAGATGGTTTGGAGGTTACATATATTCCATTAAGTCAGTTGAAAAACAATTTAGAAAAAATCGATTCAAAGAAAGAAAATTTCATTTTTTGCCAATCAGGTATCCGTAGCAAAAAGGCCGTTTCTTTTTTAATTGAATCAGGTTTTTCAAATTGCTACAGTATCAAGGAAGGCGCTCCAGAAATCAATAATTATTTAGAAACACAACAAAAAACAACGACCCATGTCAGATAA
- a CDS encoding molybdenum cofactor biosynthesis protein MoaE translates to MSDKKPKNVFKQGAISSAFIGESIAKHQTKTSIGAHNIFLGQVRADVIDGKTVSAIEYTAYEDMANQKFHDIREAAFEKFDMTCMHIYHSLGTVKAGEICLFVFVSSPRRKVVFEALEYIVEEIKANVPVFGKEIFEDETHQWKKNT, encoded by the coding sequence ATGTCAGATAAAAAACCAAAAAACGTATTTAAACAAGGTGCTATTTCTTCAGCATTTATTGGAGAATCTATTGCCAAACATCAAACGAAAACCAGCATTGGCGCCCACAACATATTTTTGGGCCAAGTACGTGCTGATGTTATTGATGGAAAAACCGTTTCGGCCATTGAATACACCGCTTACGAAGATATGGCCAATCAAAAATTCCATGACATTAGAGAGGCCGCTTTTGAAAAATTCGACATGACTTGCATGCATATTTACCACAGCTTAGGCACAGTAAAAGCCGGCGAAATTTGCCTGTTTGTTTTCGTATCCTCGCCCCGACGCAAAGTAGTTTTTGAAGCTTTGGAATATATCGTTGAAGAGATTAAAGCAAATGTTCCCGTTTTTGGAAAGGAAATTTTTGAGGACGAAACACATCAATGGAAGAAAAACACTTAG
- a CDS encoding four helix bundle protein, whose product MAYTFSFEKLNVWSDSKQLVKSIYLITKDFPNEEKFGLTNQLRRASISIASNLAEGTSRHTNKDKAHFSTLAFSSLMEVLNQIIISKDLGFLRENDYQMLRSEVEKISNKLNALRNSQLNS is encoded by the coding sequence ATGGCATATACATTTTCATTTGAAAAATTAAATGTTTGGAGTGATTCAAAACAATTAGTTAAATCAATTTATTTAATTACAAAAGACTTTCCCAACGAAGAAAAATTCGGTTTAACGAATCAACTACGAAGAGCATCCATATCCATAGCTTCCAATTTGGCTGAAGGAACCTCTCGACATACAAATAAAGATAAAGCCCATTTTTCAACTTTAGCTTTTAGTTCATTAATGGAAGTTTTAAATCAAATTATAATTTCAAAAGATTTGGGGTTTCTTCGAGAAAACGATTATCAAATGTTACGAAGTGAAGTTGAAAAAATTTCCAATAAACTAAACGCATTACGTAATTCCCAATTAAACAGTTAA
- the moaCB gene encoding bifunctional molybdenum cofactor biosynthesis protein MoaC/MoaB translates to MVDITHKNTTLRTAIAQAVLKVSKPETIEAIQNDTVPKGNVFAMSKAAGLLGVKRTPDILPDCHPLPIEFTGVEYEINGLEITVLFTVKTIYKTGVEVEAMHGASVVALNMYDMLKPIDKGIEIHHIKLLNKKGGKSSFKNRFRSDLSAAVVVCSDTISKGEKKDKAGKAIIEKLETSGVKVNEYIIIPDEKDIISEKAKTYHSQGVDLVIYTGGTGLSGRDVTPEALIPLLDRRIPGIEEAIRNYGQDRTPYAMLSRSVAGTIGNTLVLALPGSTNGAKESMDAIFPSVLHIFGVLRGARHD, encoded by the coding sequence ATGGTAGATATTACACATAAAAACACAACGCTTCGAACCGCTATCGCACAAGCAGTCCTTAAGGTAAGCAAACCCGAAACCATCGAAGCGATACAAAACGACACCGTGCCCAAAGGCAACGTTTTTGCCATGAGCAAGGCCGCCGGACTTTTGGGCGTAAAACGTACCCCAGATATTTTACCCGATTGCCACCCCTTGCCAATCGAATTTACTGGTGTGGAATACGAAATAAACGGATTGGAAATCACGGTACTATTCACCGTAAAAACCATTTATAAAACCGGTGTTGAAGTAGAAGCCATGCACGGGGCCAGCGTAGTCGCTCTAAACATGTACGATATGCTGAAACCCATAGATAAAGGCATTGAAATTCACCACATAAAGTTATTGAACAAAAAAGGCGGAAAATCCAGTTTCAAAAACCGTTTTAGAAGTGATTTATCTGCTGCGGTTGTTGTGTGTAGCGACACTATTTCCAAAGGAGAAAAGAAAGATAAAGCCGGAAAAGCGATCATTGAAAAATTAGAAACTTCAGGAGTTAAGGTGAATGAATACATTATCATCCCTGATGAAAAAGATATTATTTCTGAAAAAGCAAAAACCTACCATTCGCAAGGCGTAGATTTAGTTATTTACACTGGCGGAACGGGACTTTCGGGTCGCGATGTGACTCCCGAAGCCTTAATTCCGTTATTGGACAGACGCATTCCCGGTATCGAAGAAGCTATTCGTAATTACGGACAGGACCGAACGCCGTACGCAATGCTTTCACGGAGTGTTGCCGGTACCATCGGGAACACTTTGGTATTGGCGCTGCCTGGCTCTACCAATGGCGCAAAAGAATCTATGGATGCCATATTTCCATCGGTGTTGCACATTTTTGGAGTTTTACGAGGCGCAAGACATGATTAG
- the moaA gene encoding GTP 3',8-cyclase MoaA — MKKESNILQDHFGREHNYLRISLIERCNLRCTYCMPEEGVQLSPKSDLMTYEEIFSIAKTFVKHGVNKIRLTGGEPLIRKDIPVILEKLATLPVEISITSNAVIIDKFIDVLKTNGVNKINVSLDSLDEKKFKHITRRHEFKKVYDNILLLVKEGFKVKVNAVLMKGFNDNEIIDFINFTKDLPISVRFIEFMPFDGNKWDMSKMVSYAEVMEYVNASFSEDDVIRLKDEPNDTSKNYKIKGYRGSFAVISSVTNPFCDSCNRLRLTANGQLKNCLFSSSESDLLTTLRAGHSIEPVIQKAVQAKFKMRGGMDTLKKLQEPKLHNNNRSMITIGG, encoded by the coding sequence ATGAAGAAGGAGTCGAACATATTACAAGATCATTTTGGCAGGGAGCATAATTATTTGCGCATTTCGTTGATTGAACGTTGTAATTTAAGGTGCACGTATTGCATGCCCGAAGAAGGCGTACAGCTTTCTCCTAAAAGTGATTTAATGACCTATGAGGAAATATTCAGCATAGCCAAAACTTTTGTAAAACACGGTGTGAATAAAATCAGGTTAACCGGTGGCGAACCTTTAATCAGAAAAGATATTCCCGTTATCTTGGAAAAACTAGCTACACTTCCTGTGGAGATATCCATTACCTCGAACGCTGTTATCATCGATAAATTTATTGATGTACTGAAAACCAACGGGGTAAATAAAATTAATGTGAGCTTGGATTCGTTGGATGAAAAAAAATTCAAACACATTACCCGCCGTCACGAGTTTAAAAAGGTTTACGATAACATTTTATTACTGGTGAAAGAAGGTTTTAAAGTAAAAGTAAATGCCGTTTTAATGAAAGGATTTAACGATAATGAAATCATTGATTTTATCAATTTCACAAAAGATTTACCCATTTCGGTACGTTTTATTGAATTCATGCCTTTTGATGGCAACAAATGGGACATGAGCAAAATGGTAAGCTACGCCGAAGTGATGGAATACGTTAATGCTTCTTTTTCAGAAGACGATGTTATCCGCCTAAAAGATGAACCCAACGACACCTCAAAAAACTATAAAATTAAAGGTTACCGAGGCAGTTTTGCAGTTATAAGCTCGGTAACCAATCCGTTTTGTGATTCATGCAACAGGCTTCGATTGACCGCCAACGGCCAATTGAAAAACTGTTTATTTTCATCCTCCGAATCCGATTTACTAACCACCCTTCGGGCAGGACATTCTATTGAACCTGTTATCCAAAAAGCAGTACAGGCGAAGTTTAAAATGCGCGGAGGCATGGATACCTTAAAGAAATTGCAGGAACCGAAATTGCACAACAACAACCGTAGTATGATTACTATTGGCGGTTAA
- a CDS encoding Hsp20/alpha crystallin family protein, translated as MTPTSILTPKQRRSHISKFSLQNKLSKNNLKVQETRSGFHYELKIPGYIREDFNFYIEGNDLVITTDKSKTSMAENSGDNRKRHHYCYPSAYFKMKIPLPSNIVSNKISVNYEDEVLSFDLFKLNSY; from the coding sequence ATGACGCCTACAAGCATTTTAACGCCTAAACAGCGTAGATCGCATATTTCAAAATTTAGTTTACAAAACAAGCTCAGTAAGAATAATTTAAAAGTTCAGGAAACCCGTTCGGGTTTTCATTATGAATTAAAAATTCCCGGCTATATAAGAGAGGATTTTAACTTTTATATAGAGGGCAATGATTTGGTAATTACTACAGATAAGAGTAAAACTAGTATGGCCGAAAATAGTGGCGATAATAGAAAAAGACACCATTATTGTTATCCTTCTGCTTATTTTAAAATGAAGATTCCACTGCCAAGCAATATTGTAAGCAATAAGATTTCAGTAAACTATGAGGACGAGGTTTTGTCTTTCGATTTGTTTAAACTGAATTCGTATTAA
- a CDS encoding response regulator — protein MKVLAIDDQQLVLLPLQKRLTELGYDVKIETDAQKGLELFESFKPDLVIVDINMPRVSGLEVVQHIRLKQKSQVPVMVLSGDTQDDTITEGFELGINDYMKKPLSLNEICARVKRLIGVPKGTNVISKGEVLIQQRCVGVVIPCYNEEERLLSTEFLNYIDKNSGYHLCFVNDGSKDNTLQVLKNLQKGREDFITVYDCEKNGGKAEAVRQGMLFMAQKEDLDYIGFLDADLSTDLSDFDDLVKTIETSNFKIVSGSRISRMGANITKESARKIISLTINYIIRKILKMDFKDTQCGAKIFSKDVIGIAFNEKFVTQWIFDVEIFKRMSKHFGLKKAKAMLCEQPLKRWVHADGSKLSMKDSIKIVMQLAQIAWVYKGKKAKISKTESQLKVA, from the coding sequence ATGAAAGTTTTAGCGATCGATGATCAGCAGCTCGTGCTGCTTCCGCTTCAAAAAAGATTAACAGAATTAGGGTACGATGTAAAAATCGAAACTGATGCCCAAAAGGGATTGGAACTGTTTGAATCTTTTAAACCCGATTTAGTTATTGTAGATATAAATATGCCACGGGTTTCTGGCCTGGAAGTGGTTCAACATATCCGTCTAAAACAAAAATCGCAGGTACCTGTAATGGTTCTTTCTGGTGATACGCAAGATGATACCATTACCGAAGGATTCGAGCTAGGTATTAACGATTACATGAAAAAGCCATTAAGTTTAAATGAAATCTGCGCCCGCGTAAAACGTTTAATTGGTGTTCCGAAAGGTACTAATGTTATTTCAAAAGGAGAAGTGTTAATTCAACAGCGTTGCGTGGGCGTAGTTATTCCTTGTTACAACGAAGAAGAGCGGTTGTTAAGCACCGAATTCTTAAATTATATTGATAAAAATTCGGGGTACCATTTGTGCTTTGTAAACGATGGCAGTAAGGACAATACGTTGCAGGTGTTAAAAAATCTCCAAAAAGGACGTGAAGACTTCATAACGGTTTACGACTGTGAAAAAAATGGAGGAAAGGCCGAAGCCGTGCGACAGGGCATGTTGTTTATGGCACAAAAGGAAGACTTGGATTATATTGGTTTTTTGGATGCCGACTTATCTACCGATTTATCCGATTTCGACGATTTGGTAAAAACCATTGAAACTTCAAACTTTAAAATTGTAAGTGGTTCGAGAATTTCAAGAATGGGAGCTAATATTACGAAAGAATCTGCTCGGAAAATTATTAGTTTAACCATCAACTACATCATCCGAAAAATCTTGAAAATGGATTTTAAAGATACGCAGTGTGGTGCGAAGATTTTCAGTAAAGATGTAATTGGAATTGCGTTCAATGAAAAATTTGTTACACAATGGATTTTTGATGTTGAAATTTTCAAAAGAATGAGTAAGCATTTCGGACTCAAAAAAGCAAAGGCCATGCTTTGCGAACAGCCTTTAAAACGTTGGGTTCACGCCGATGGCTCTAAATTATCCATGAAAGATTCCATAAAAATTGTAATGCAGTTGGCTCAAATTGCATGGGTGTATAAAGGTAAAAAGGCAAAAATTTCAAAAACAGAAAGTCAACTTAAAGTGGCCTAA